TCGCGTCGCGGCCGTGCGCGAAGCCCTCGGCGATGAAGCGCGCATTCGTGTGGACGCCAACGCGGCGTGGGGCGTGCGCGAGGCAATCGAGAAGATTCGCGAGCTCGACCGCGCGGCGGGAGGCCTCGAGTACGTTGAGCAGCCGTGCGTGAGCGTGCGCGAGCTTGCCGAGGTGCGGCGTGAGGTGCACGTCAAGATCGCCGCGGATGAATCGGTGCGCAAGGCCGAGGATCCCCTTGCCGTGGCACGGGCGAAGGCCGCCGATATCCTCGTGATGAAGGCGCAGCCGCTCGGGGGAGTGCGCCGCGCCCTCGCGCTCGCGGAGCAGGCGGGCCTTCCCGCCGTGGTCTCGAGTGCGCTCGAGACGTCGGTGGGGCTCAGCGCCGGCCTTGCGTTTGCGGCGGCGCTTCCCGATATCGAGCACGCGTGCGGGCTCGGAACGGCACGCCTACTGAAGGGCGACGTGACTGAAGCGCCCCTCGTGAGTGAGGACGGCACGCTTCCCGCGGGCCGCGTCGAGGTGAGCGAGGAATTGCTCGAGAAGCATCGCGCCCCCGAGGAACGCACACGTGTATGGCAGGCCAGGATCGCCGAGGCTGCCGAGGTTCTCGAGGCGCGCGGGTACTGGCCCCGGTAGGCTTGAGGCATGCGTATTTCCGCCCCGCCCCGCACCGGCTCGGGCGCACTCGAGGCCGCGTACGTCCTGCTTGAATCGCTCATCGCGTGCGGCCTGCGCCACCTCGTTCTTGCCCCCGGCTCACGCTCGGCGCCCCTCGCCTACGCGGTGAGTGCACTCGCCGAGAGGGGGGCGGAAGGCTTCGAGGTACACGTGCGCCATGACGAGCGCGCCGCGGCATTCACGGCGCTTGGCTTGAGCCGCGCGGGTGAGCTTGCGGCCGTCGGAACCACGAGCGGAACCGCGACCGCCCACCTACTTGCCGCCGCCATGGAAGCCCACCACAGCGGGATTCCGCTCGTGCTCCTTACGGCAGATCGCCCGGCCGAGCTGCGCGGAACCGGGGCAAATCAAACGACGTACCAGGCAGGGCTCTATGCGCCGTTTGCGGTGATGAGTACGGACCTTCCTGCGCCGGGCGCGCACGACGCAACCGAGAGTGAACTGCGTCTTATGGTCGATACAGCCGCCCGTGCCGCCCACGCTGCGCTGAACGCCCCCGGCCCGGTGCACCTCAACCTTGGTTTCCGCGACCCCCTCGCGGCGACGCACGCGCCCGAGCAAGGCTCCGATGCCACGTTCCGCGTCCCTGCACACGCCGCACCCGCGCCACACGCGGGCACGGCTCTCACCACTCTTCCCGCGCGCACCGTCATCGTCGCGGGCGACGGTGACGAGTCGGGTCATCGAGCAGCCGCGCTCGCCGCACGCCTTCGCCTCCCGCTCTTCGCGGAGCCGAGCAGCAACGCACGCGAGCTGGCTGACACGCTCGTGCCGTGCTACCCGGACGCACTCGCTCAGGTCATGGCGGATCGGGGCCACGCCCTTCGCCCCGAAGCCGCGATCGTGTTTGGCCACCCCACGCTCTCGCGCCCCGTGCTTCGCCAATTGCTCGGCGCGAGAGACATGGAGGTCACCGTTGAAAGTGGCCGTCTCGAATGGCCCGATGCCTCGCGCAATGCCTCACGCATCGTGCCCCTGATCGACGTCGAACACTCGAGCCTCGCCGCACAGCAGCA
The window above is part of the Dermabacter vaginalis genome. Proteins encoded here:
- a CDS encoding o-succinylbenzoate synthase; this translates as MQFEGQIERIEIVRIPMRTRFRGIDVREAALLRGPEGWGEFSPFLEYGPEEASAWLAAALEQATLPFPEPARVRIPINATIPVVSPEHAYTLARSFGAATAKVKVSDASCAHSDDLARVAAVREALGDEARIRVDANAAWGVREAIEKIRELDRAAGGLEYVEQPCVSVRELAEVRREVHVKIAADESVRKAEDPLAVARAKAADILVMKAQPLGGVRRALALAEQAGLPAVVSSALETSVGLSAGLAFAAALPDIEHACGLGTARLLKGDVTEAPLVSEDGTLPAGRVEVSEELLEKHRAPEERTRVWQARIAEAAEVLEARGYWPR
- the menD gene encoding 2-succinyl-5-enolpyruvyl-6-hydroxy-3-cyclohexene-1-carboxylic-acid synthase; translation: MRISAPPRTGSGALEAAYVLLESLIACGLRHLVLAPGSRSAPLAYAVSALAERGAEGFEVHVRHDERAAAFTALGLSRAGELAAVGTTSGTATAHLLAAAMEAHHSGIPLVLLTADRPAELRGTGANQTTYQAGLYAPFAVMSTDLPAPGAHDATESELRLMVDTAARAAHAALNAPGPVHLNLGFRDPLAATHAPEQGSDATFRVPAHAAPAPHAGTALTTLPARTVIVAGDGDESGHRAAALAARLRLPLFAEPSSNARELADTLVPCYPDALAQVMADRGHALRPEAAIVFGHPTLSRPVLRQLLGARDMEVTVESGRLEWPDASRNASRIVPLIDVEHSSLAAQQQGFLEAWRSLGSALAAHSSDNRAPQAEAALAVWEACASDHAPLVLGASALIRDLERYAGASRARVHANRGLAGIDGTVSMASGIALAERKRTRVLLGDVSAIHDLTGFVVGPTEREPELDIVIVDDNGGRIFSGLEHREAPRTVLERFFTTPHGVDLAAAIEGLGVQVKRCVPSDLAVRLSSASHGARRRVFFVRIGSDFSGKGA